A region of Candidatus Roizmanbacteria bacterium DNA encodes the following proteins:
- a CDS encoding helix-hairpin-helix domain-containing protein, whose product MNYIIPLYNNIISSATSLRRYIIEICLIAIAAVITVVSLVQQREFDFHPSEAAVPTESKRLSPTPIPRQTVSVDVSGAVYNPGVYEASAGARIGDLVEMAGGISHEADRYFVARNFNMARFVGDQDKIYIPFMFDIALGTFTERKRILEYLQPLGEINEMSSEIFPVDPKQTETGLTVSINEASAEELDTLPGVGSVTVQKIIENRPYIVIEDLLNKKVMNQSTYAKIKDNISL is encoded by the coding sequence ATGAATTATATTATACCATTGTATAACAATATTATCTCTTCAGCTACTTCTCTCCGCAGGTATATCATTGAAATTTGTCTTATTGCAATTGCCGCAGTCATCACAGTTGTCTCCCTGGTGCAGCAACGCGAATTCGACTTTCATCCGTCGGAAGCTGCAGTTCCAACGGAATCAAAACGTCTGTCTCCGACACCAATCCCCCGGCAAACCGTATCGGTTGATGTCTCGGGAGCGGTTTATAATCCGGGAGTATATGAAGCTTCCGCAGGAGCGCGTATCGGAGATCTTGTTGAGATGGCCGGCGGTATTTCACATGAAGCCGACCGTTATTTCGTAGCACGAAACTTCAATATGGCACGATTTGTCGGCGACCAGGATAAGATATACATTCCATTCATGTTTGATATAGCGCTCGGAACATTTACCGAACGCAAACGAATACTGGAGTATCTGCAACCGTTGGGCGAGATCAATGAAATGTCTTCGGAAATCTTTCCTGTCGATCCAAAACAAACAGAAACAGGCCTGACAGTCTCCATCAATGAAGCTTCTGCGGAAGAACTGGATACATTGCCGGGTGTAGGCTCTGTGACAGTACAGAAAATTATTGAAAATCGACCTTATATCGTAATTGAAGATTTGTTGAACAAAAAGGTAATGAATCAGTCAACATACGCGAAAATCAAAGACAATATTTCACTTTAG
- a CDS encoding ComEC/Rec2 family competence protein → METITDLFNSYLPEPHASLMNGILLGRPLFVTDTFYNQLKAVGLIHIVVLSGMNITLLSSIILRIMVPFIGRKLAMMLTIGIIVGFIFFVGPEAPVVRAGIMGILSLVGLLFGRKALTIYSLFLSALAMILINPSWLTSISFQLSFAATLGIILFGSPVRNGDKTQDELVKANSVVSYLLEELRISLSAQVFTVPIIFYYFRQVSLVAPIANILIAWLIAPIMILGLIIIPIGLISWQFGFVASWSVYPLLSIIVFVTEGLSKIPYASFTL, encoded by the coding sequence ATGGAAACGATAACAGATCTTTTCAATTCATACTTACCCGAACCTCATGCTTCGCTTATGAACGGAATACTGCTCGGAAGACCCCTCTTCGTGACAGACACATTCTACAACCAACTGAAAGCAGTTGGACTCATTCATATTGTTGTTTTGTCCGGCATGAATATCACACTCCTATCTTCGATAATCTTACGCATCATGGTCCCTTTTATCGGACGCAAGTTAGCTATGATGCTGACAATCGGGATTATTGTGGGCTTTATATTTTTCGTCGGCCCGGAAGCACCTGTAGTACGCGCCGGCATTATGGGGATCTTATCTCTTGTTGGCCTTTTATTCGGCAGAAAGGCTCTCACTATTTACTCATTATTTCTATCTGCTTTGGCTATGATCTTGATAAATCCAAGCTGGTTAACCAGCATTTCCTTTCAGCTTTCATTTGCGGCGACTCTGGGTATTATATTATTCGGATCACCTGTCAGAAATGGTGACAAAACGCAAGATGAATTAGTCAAGGCCAATTCAGTGGTTTCGTACTTGCTTGAAGAATTACGAATATCTTTATCCGCGCAAGTCTTTACGGTGCCGATTATCTTTTATTATTTTCGGCAGGTTTCACTTGTCGCACCGATTGCTAATATACTTATAGCATGGCTCATTGCGCCAATCATGATACTTGGACTCATCATCATCCCGATTGGTCTTATCAGTTGGCAATTCGGTTTTGTCGCATCATGGAGTGTGTATCCTCTACTTTCAATTATTGTTTTTGTAACGGAAGGTCTGTCAAAAATTCCCTATGCTTCTTTTACACTCTGA